The Halovivax ruber XH-70 genome includes the window TCGGTCGGATCCCACGCTCGCGGGACCCCATCCCGCTCGGGGTCGAGGTTCCAGACGAGCCAGTGGACCCAGATCTTGCCGGCGGGGTCGACGGCGTCGGGATCGTCGACGACGAGGGCGAGCGACGTGGCGTCCTCGGGGACGCCGGCGATCTCGAGCGGCGGGTTGACGTTCCCGCCCTCGTAGGCGTGGGCGTCCGGAATCGGGTCGCCGTCGTCGAAGGCGGGACTCGACACCCGCAGCTCGCCCCGCTGGTCGGCGACCGACAGCGCGTGATTGTACGCGTC containing:
- a CDS encoding YbhB/YbcL family Raf kinase inhibitor-like protein → MSDAYNHALSVADQRGELRVSSPAFDDGDPIPDAHAYEGGNVNPPLEIAGVPEDATSLALVVDDPDAVDPAGKIWVHWLVWNLDPERDGVPRAWDPTDAVEGENDFGEVGYGGPKPPDGEHTYRFKLYALDTDLGLPTGASAEALGNAIEDHVVAQTQVTGTYAP